The Punica granatum isolate Tunisia-2019 chromosome 4, ASM765513v2, whole genome shotgun sequence genome has a window encoding:
- the LOC116202664 gene encoding protein CHROMATIN REMODELING 35-like, producing MACLSRKRTSASQDVIDYSDPFAIDYMLYKLDCGRYGSATKDIEALIARKIQCLGPLLKMHSNTPKPGSESNLENDDLKATSHGETKNIIDLDEEGLVNDQKSAAQPVVILDSDEEDEKDLKPSYPFEEIFLPKCIEQNPAGEIGGEEHRRLPRKQGEKEIKQDKGEYVGVEDDEDEEPQDDALGDIWKEMNLALEISKDAAEDSSHDDCITEDDEEDDDDDEQCDHSFVLKDDIGYVCRVCGVIDKRIDTIVEIQYNKAKRSTRTYVSDTRSAKHRDPGDIFGFNLSANDLEVTDISAHPRHMKQMKPHQLEGFNFLVSNLVSEKPSGCILAHAPGSGKTFMILSFVQSFLAKYPEGRPLVVLPKGILATWKKEFQTWQVEDLPLLDLYTRKADKRPQQLEVLKQWDDQKSILFLGYKQFSTIVCDSDTSDISKLCQKILLERPTILILDEGHTPRNENTDVLQSLAKVRTNRKVVLSGTLYQNHVKEVFNILKLVCPKFFKMESSKEVFRRIMSRVDMQGRGGVRKPSMAGAEAAFYDLVEHTLQKDMDLDRKVCVIQDLREMTHKVLHYYKGDFLDELPGLVDFTVVLNLSGLQRQEVKKLKHVPRKFKVSAQGSAVYLHPALHLPDDASMKNDASVRSDAEMDELLEKINVRQGVKAKFFLSMLILCESAGEKLLVFSQYLTPLKFLERLVVKERAWCLGKEVFVISGETNADDREWAMERFNNSPDARVFFGSIKACGEGISLVGASRIIILDVHLNPSVTRQAIGRAFRPGQKKKVYAYRLVAADSPEEEDHATCFKKEKISKMWFEWNEHCGSREFEVDPVEVTECGDEFLASPMLREDVKALYKR from the exons ATGGCTTGCTTGTCACGAAAAAGAACCAGCGCTTCACAAGATGTGATAGACTATTCCGATCCATTTGCCATTGATTACATGCTGTACAAGCTTGACTGTGGCAGATATGGTAGTGCCACAAAGGACATTGAAGCGCTGATCGCCAGAAAGATACAGTGCTTGGGACCATTGTTGAAGATGCATTCAAACACTCCAAAGCCTGGTTCAGAGTCAAACCTGGAGAATGATGACTTAAAAGCCACTTCTCATGGGGAAACGAAGAACATTATTGATTTGGACGAGGAAGGGTTGGTAAATGATCAGAAGTCGGCAGCACAACCTGTTGTGATTCTTGATTCAGACGAGGAGGATGAGAAGGATTTAAAGCCTTCATATCCTTTCGAGGAAATCTTCTTGCCGAAATGTATCGAGCAAAATCCTGCTGGGGAGATTGGG GGTGAAGAGCACAGGAGATTACCTCGAAAACAAggtgaaaaagaaatcaagCAAGACAAAGGTGAATATGTGGGAGTGGAGGACGACGAAGATGAAGAGCCTCAAGATGATGCCCTAGGAGATATTTGGAAGGAGATGAATCTGGCTCTGGAAATTTCAAAG GATGCTGCTGAAGATTCTTCACATGATGATTGTATCACTGAAGATGATGAGGAGGATGACGATGACGACGAGCAATGTGACCATTCCTTTGTCTTGAAGGATGATATAGGTTATGTTTGTCGTGTTTGTGGGGTtatagataaaagaatcgataCCATAGTTGAGATCCAGTACAATAAG GCCAAGAGGAGCACGCGAACCTACGTCTCTGATACTCGAAGTGCCAAACACCGTGATCCTGGAGATATATTTGGATTCAATCTGTCTGCGAATGATCTGGAAGTTACTGACATATCTGCTCACCCTAGACACATGAAGCAAATGAAGCCTCACCAGTTGGAGGGCTTCAACTTTCTAGTGAGCAATTTGGTGAGCGAGAAACCTAGTGGCTGCATTTTGGCCCATGCTCCTGGTTCAGGGAAGACCTTCATGATACTCAGCTTCGTGCAGAGCTTTCTGGCCAAGTACCCGGAAGGTAGGCCCCTAGTTGTGCTCCCAAAGGGCATCCTGGCCACGTGGAAGAAGGAGTTTCAGACGTGGCAAGTGGAGGACCTCCCTCTTTTAGACTTATACACAAGGAAAGCAGATAAGCGTCCCCAACAGCTGGAGGTTCTGAAACAGTGGGATGACCAGAAGAGTATTCTCTTCCTCGGCTATAAGCAGTTTTCAACCATTGTATGTGATTCCGACACCAGTGATATCTCCAAACTATGCCAAAAGATTCTTCTGGAGAGGCCCACAATTCTTATCCTCGACGAGGGGCACACTCCTCGTAATGAGAACACGGATGTGTTGCAGTCCCTGGCAAAGGTCCGGACAAATAGGAAGGTCGTGCTCTCTGGGACCCTCTACCAGAACCATGTGAAGGAGGTCTTCAACATATTGAAACTCGTCTGCCCAAAGTTTTTTAAGATGGAGAGTTCTAAGGAAGTTTTTAGGCGGATAATGAGCAGGGTGGACATGCAAGGGCGTGGAGGGGTAAGGAAGCCATCCATGGCCGGGGCTGAAGCAGCATTCTATGATTTAGTGGAGCACACACTCCAGAAAGACATGGACTTGGACCGAAAGGTGTGTGTTATACAGGATCTGCGCGAGATGACCCACAAGGTCCTCCACTACTACAAGGGAGATTTTCTGGATGAACTGCCTGGGCTTGTGGACTTCACTGTGGTCCTAAACCTCAGCGGGCTACAGAGGCAGGAAGTAAAGAAGCTCAAGCATGTGCCACGAAAGTTCAAGGTGAGCGCCCAGGGGAGTGCAGTCTACCTGCACCCTGCGCTCCACTTACCTGATGATGCTTCTATGAAGAATGATGCTTCTGTGAGAAGTGATGCTGAGATGGATGAGCTTTTAGAGAAGATTAATGTGAGGCAGGGGGTTAAGGCTAAGTTCTTCTTGAGTATGCTTATCCTCTGCGAGTCTGCTGGGGAGAAGCTCCTCGTGTTCAGTCAATACCTCACGCCTCTGAAGTTCTTGGAGAGATTGGTTGTAAAAGAGAGAGCATGGTGCTTGGGAAAGGAAGTCTTTGTGATATCAGGGGAAACAAATGCTGATGATCGAGAATGGGCAATGGAACGGTTCAACAACTCTCCTGATGCCAGAGTCTTCTTCGGCTCCATCAAGGCTTGTGGAGAGGGTATTTCCTTGGTTGGAGCTTCACGAATTATTATTCTCGATGTTCACCTCAACCCTTCGGTGACCCGCCAAGCTATAGGCCGAGCTTTCAGGCCTGGGCAAAAGAAGAAGGTGTATGCCTATAGATTGGTTGCAGCCGATTCTCCCGAGGAGGAGGACCATGCAACATGCttcaagaaggagaagatctcAAAGATGTGGTTTGAGTGGAATGAGCATTGCGGGTCTCGGGAGTTCGAGGTTGACCCTGTTGAGGTGACCGAGTGTGGGGACGAGTTCCTTGCGAGCCCAATGCTGAGGGAAGATGTCAAAGCTCTCTACAAAAG ATGA
- the LOC116204067 gene encoding SUMO-activating enzyme subunit 2 isoform X1 has protein sequence MASQQQLSAVKGAKVLMVGAGGIGCELLKTLALSGFQDIHIIDMDTIEVSNLNRQFLFRRSHVGLSKAKVARDAVLRFRPNINITPYHANVKDPDFNVDFFKKFNVVLNGLDNLDARRHVNRLCLAADVPLVESGTTGFLGQVTVHLKGKTECYECQPKPAPKTYPVCTITSTPSKFVHCIVWAKDLLFAKLFGDTTQDNDLNVRSSDAAGSSENSKDVFERRKDEDIEDYGRRIFDHVFGYNIEMALSNEDTWKNRNRPRPIYSKDALPEKSIKQNGSVEKNGSTDDPSSVSAMASLGMRSPQDVWSLMENSKVFLEALKLFFTTREKEIGSLSFDKDDQLAVEFVTAAANIRASSFGIPLHSLFEAKGIAGNIVHAVATTNAVIAGLIVIEAIKVLQNDTKNYRMTYCLEYPTKNMLLMPVEPFEPNKSCYVCSETPLSLEINTYQSKLRDFVEKIVKAKLGMHSPIIMHGSALLYEVGDDLEEDMVANYAANLEKVLSELPSPVTGGTMLTVEDMQQELVCNVNIKHREEFDEEKEPDGMVLVGWSQPSSTEKKEENHRVSDVGTSNSSRPIAELNEDAEISTMEETDVVPTKKRKLSTASKNATSPSSSKVPADTDNHGKVEEIDDDDDDDDVVVMLDGNPDNTKTRRVVTSKNLCV, from the exons AACCTCAACAGACAGTTTTTATTTCGCCGATCACATGTTGGGCTATCTAAGGCCAAG GTTGCTCGGGATGCAGTCCTGAGGTTTAGGCCGAATATAAACATCACCCCGTACCATGCAAATGTCAAGGATCCTGACTTCAACGTAGACTTTTTCAAGAAATTTAATGTTGTTTTGAATGGTCTTGACAACTTGGATGCGAGGAGACATGTCAATCGCTTGTGCTTAGCTGCGGATGTTCCTCTGGTTGAGAGTGGGACTACTGGGTTCCTTGGACAG GTGACTGTACATCTGAAAGGAAAGACAGAATGTTATGAGTGCCAGCCAAAGCCAGCTCCCAAGACATATCCTGTTTGCACAATCACCAGTACTCCATCGAAG TTTGTTCATTGTATTGTGTGGGCAAAGGATCTTCTCTTTGCGAAGTTATTTGGGGATACGACTCAGGATAATGATTTGAATGTACGTTCAAGTGATGCTGCTGGCTCATCTGAAAATTCCAAGGATGTATTTGAGCGCAGAAAAGATGAAGATATCGAGGATTATGGAAGAAGAATATTTGATCATGTATTTGGTTATAACATTGAGATGGCCCTGTCTAATGAAGATACCTGGAAGAATCGGAATCGGCCTAGGCCTATATACAGTAAGGATGCATTGCCTGAGAAATCCATCAAACAGAACGGAAGTGTAGAAAAGAATGGTTCCACTGATGATCCTTCATCAGTGTCTGCAATGGCATCTCTCGGGATGAGGAGTCCACAAGATGTCTGGAGCCTCATGGAAAACTCAAAAGTCTTTCTTGAGGCCCTTAAGCTATTTTTCACGACAAGGGAAAAG GAGATTGGAAGTCTGAGTTTTGACAAGGATGATCAGTTAGCGGTGGAATTTGTGACTGCTGCAGCAAATATCAGGGCTTCTTCTTTTGGAATTCCTCTTCACAGTCTCTTTGAAGCTAAAGGCATAGCAGGAAATATTGTTCATGCTGTTGCAACAACGAATGCTGTCATCGCAGGCTTGATCGTGATTGAGGCAATCAAGGTGCTGCAAAATGACACTAAAAACTACAG GATGACCTATTGTCTGGAATATCCTACAAAGAATATGCTGCTTATGCCTGTGGAACCATTTGAGCCGAACAAATCATGCTATGTTTGTTCTGAG ACGCCGCTGTCCCTTGAGATCAACACTTATCAGTCGAAATTGCGGGACTTTGTTGAGAAGATTGTTAAGGCGAAGCTAGGAATGCATTCTCCCATCATTATGCATGGCTCTGCCCTTCTTTATGAAGTTGGTGATGATCTTGAGGAAGATATGGTGGCAAATTATGCGGCAAACCTTGAGAAG GTGCTCTCGGAGCTTCCTTCTCCAGTTACTGGTGGGACAATGCTCACAGTTGAGGATATGCAGCAAGAGCTTGTTTGCAATGTCAATATAAAGCACAG gGAGGAATTTGACGAGGAGAAGGAACCTGATGGGATGGTACTGGTCGGGTGGTCCCAGCCTTCTTCAacggaaaagaaagaagagaatcACAGAGTCAGCGACGTGGGTACATCGAACTCAAGCAGACCCATTGCAGAACTGAACGAGGATGCAGAGATCAGTACAATGGAAGAAACAGATGTGGTCCCaacaaagaaaaggaaactCTCCACTGCTTCCAAGAATGCAACCTCACCATCTAGCTCAAAGGTCCCTGCTGACACCGACAATCACGGGAAAGTGGAAgaaattgatgatgatgatgatgatgatgatgtcgtGGTCATGCTCGATGGAAACCCAGACAATACCAAGACGAGGAGGGTG GTGACGAGCAAGAATCTGTGCGTATGA
- the LOC116202665 gene encoding BEL1-like homeodomain protein 6: MATFYTDSNERVATPMLYLREHMPSSYQETQVLPGNMMLYMNSVSYSDTLGIDSASQQQQPQQQEILPNFNGSRIGEQDFNALRDFNPIGSSSSSILQNGLSLSLGTQIPGGGFQMSSAPFRNPNMGLVSFLSPNPSISEEGGGSRNGGSLRNESSRNGDYVSHSFPGSSLDLSTVARTIPNSRYLKAAQQLLDEVVNVRKALKQPEDVKDRSGNENQKRGKSTEDGAGGGVKNDDGDSSAKESSTSKELSHSERQELQNKLTKLLNMLDEVDKRYKQYHHQMQFVVSSFDSIAGPSAAKPYTALALQRISRHFRCLRDAINVQISGTRKDLGEQDSSSGNNGVGITRLRFVDQQLRQQRALQQLGMMQQHAAWRPQRGLPESSVSILRAWLFEHFLHPYPKDSDKIMLARQTGLTRSQVSNWFINARVRLWKPMVEEMYKEETGDLEMDSNSSSENAAKAMRGDAFRSSEERGEDNLQKTASTAATERGNGEKFSDPKSDQIPDIEMVGPSGGAANFQGGSREIEADYYVQSTLGNTRFVSEAANEYQMSELGRFGHGTRVSLTLGLRHFEGGTVPFSETMHHGFVPMRGDEFYGATGSSMGTEATEFEVISNPGNQHHRLGPGQQLLHDFVA, encoded by the exons ATGGCAACCTTTTACACCGATTCGAATGAAAGAGTCGCTACCCCGATGCTTTACCTTAGGGAGCATATGCCGTCTTCCTATCAAGAAACGCAGGTTCTTCCCGGTAATATGATGCTGTACATGAACTCCGTATCCTACTCCGATACATTGGGCATAGATTCGGCCTCTCAGCAACAGCAGCCGCAGCAGCAAGAGATTCTACCAAATTTCAACGGGTCGAGAATCGGAGAGCAGGACTTTAATGCTCTGCGAGACTTTAATCCTATAGGTAGTAGTTCTTCTAGCATCCTCCAGAATGGGCTTTCCCTCAGCCTCGGAACGCAGATTCCAGGAGGAGGTTTTCAGATGAGTTCTGCTCCATTCAGGAACCCAAACATGGGCCTGGTCTCATTCCTAAGCCCGAATCCATCGATATCAGAAGAAGGTGGAGGGAGCAGGAATGGTGGATCCCTGAGGAATGAGAGTTCTAGGAATGGGGATTATGTGTCACACAGTTTTCCCGGAAGCAGTCTGGATTTATCCACTGTTGCCAGGACTATCCCGAATTCCCGGTACTTGAAGGCCGCCCAGCAGCTTCTCGATGAAGTGGTAAATGTGAGGAAGGCTTTAAAGCAGCCCGAGGATGTAAAGGACCGAAGTGGAAATGAGAATCAGAAGCGAGGAAAGAGTACCGAAGATGGTGCCGGTGGAGGAGTCAAGAACGATGATGGGGATTCGAGTGCCAAAGAATCTTCTACCAGTAAAGAGCTCTCTCACTCTGAAAGGCAGGAGCTTCAGAACAAGTTGACAAAGCTTCTGAACATGTTGGACGAG GTTGATAAAAGGTACAAGCAGTACCACCACCAAATGCAGTTCGTTGTCTCTTCCTTTGACTCGATAGCAGGGCCTAGCGCTGCAAAACCATACACGGCACTCGCGCTGCAGAGGATATCCCGTCACTTCCGATGCCTGAGGGATGCAATCAACGTTCAGATCTCAGGGACCCGGAAGGACCTTGGGGAGCAAGATTCCTCCTCGGGCAATAATGGGGTTGGAATCACTCGACTCCGCTTTGTGGATCAGCAGCTGAGGCAGCAGAGAGCACTTCAGCAGCTTGGGATGATGCAGCAGCATGCTGCTTGGAGGCCCCAGAGAGGGCTTCCTGAGAGCTCAGTCTCGATACTCCGGGCATGGCTGTTCGAGCATTTCCTTCACCC TTACCCGAAGGATTCAGATAAAATCATGTTGGCCAGGCAAACAGGTTTGACTAGAAGCCAG GTTTCAAACTGGTTTATAAATGCTCGTGTTCGACTCTGGAAGCCCATGGTTGAGGAAATGTACAAAGAGGAGACCGGTGATCTCGAGATGGACTCCAATTCTTCATCGGAAAATGCCGCAAAGGCGATGAGAGGTGATGCCTTCAGGTCATCcgaggagagaggtgaagATAATTTGCAGAAGACTGCGAGCACAGCAGCTACTGAGAGAGGCAACGGGGAGAAGTTTTCGGACCCAAAATCCGACCAAATCCCCGACATAGAAATGGTCGGACCCAGTGGAGGAGCGGCTAACTTCCAAGGCGGATCTCGTGAAATCGAGGCCGATTACTACGTCCAGTCGACTCTGGGGAATACTAGGTTCGTGTCCGAGGCGGCGAATGAGTACCAAATGTCGGAGTTGGGGAGGTTCGGGCATGGGACGAGAGTGTCTCTCACCCTTGGGTTGCGGCATTTTGAGGGGGGAACCGTACCCTTCTCTGAAACGATGCATCACGGGTTTGTCCCGATGAGAGGCGATGAATTCTACGGGGCTACGGGCTCTTCAATGGGGACTGAGGCAACAGAATTCGAGGTCATCAGCAATCCCGGGAATCAGCACCACAGGCTTGGTCCCGGCCAGCAGCTGCTGCATGATTTTGTGGCCTGA
- the LOC116204067 gene encoding SUMO-activating enzyme subunit 2 isoform X2, translated as MASQQQLSAVKIDMDTIEVSNLNRQFLFRRSHVGLSKAKVARDAVLRFRPNINITPYHANVKDPDFNVDFFKKFNVVLNGLDNLDARRHVNRLCLAADVPLVESGTTGFLGQVTVHLKGKTECYECQPKPAPKTYPVCTITSTPSKFVHCIVWAKDLLFAKLFGDTTQDNDLNVRSSDAAGSSENSKDVFERRKDEDIEDYGRRIFDHVFGYNIEMALSNEDTWKNRNRPRPIYSKDALPEKSIKQNGSVEKNGSTDDPSSVSAMASLGMRSPQDVWSLMENSKVFLEALKLFFTTREKEIGSLSFDKDDQLAVEFVTAAANIRASSFGIPLHSLFEAKGIAGNIVHAVATTNAVIAGLIVIEAIKVLQNDTKNYRMTYCLEYPTKNMLLMPVEPFEPNKSCYVCSETPLSLEINTYQSKLRDFVEKIVKAKLGMHSPIIMHGSALLYEVGDDLEEDMVANYAANLEKVLSELPSPVTGGTMLTVEDMQQELVCNVNIKHREEFDEEKEPDGMVLVGWSQPSSTEKKEENHRVSDVGTSNSSRPIAELNEDAEISTMEETDVVPTKKRKLSTASKNATSPSSSKVPADTDNHGKVEEIDDDDDDDDVVVMLDGNPDNTKTRRVVTSKNLCV; from the exons AACCTCAACAGACAGTTTTTATTTCGCCGATCACATGTTGGGCTATCTAAGGCCAAG GTTGCTCGGGATGCAGTCCTGAGGTTTAGGCCGAATATAAACATCACCCCGTACCATGCAAATGTCAAGGATCCTGACTTCAACGTAGACTTTTTCAAGAAATTTAATGTTGTTTTGAATGGTCTTGACAACTTGGATGCGAGGAGACATGTCAATCGCTTGTGCTTAGCTGCGGATGTTCCTCTGGTTGAGAGTGGGACTACTGGGTTCCTTGGACAG GTGACTGTACATCTGAAAGGAAAGACAGAATGTTATGAGTGCCAGCCAAAGCCAGCTCCCAAGACATATCCTGTTTGCACAATCACCAGTACTCCATCGAAG TTTGTTCATTGTATTGTGTGGGCAAAGGATCTTCTCTTTGCGAAGTTATTTGGGGATACGACTCAGGATAATGATTTGAATGTACGTTCAAGTGATGCTGCTGGCTCATCTGAAAATTCCAAGGATGTATTTGAGCGCAGAAAAGATGAAGATATCGAGGATTATGGAAGAAGAATATTTGATCATGTATTTGGTTATAACATTGAGATGGCCCTGTCTAATGAAGATACCTGGAAGAATCGGAATCGGCCTAGGCCTATATACAGTAAGGATGCATTGCCTGAGAAATCCATCAAACAGAACGGAAGTGTAGAAAAGAATGGTTCCACTGATGATCCTTCATCAGTGTCTGCAATGGCATCTCTCGGGATGAGGAGTCCACAAGATGTCTGGAGCCTCATGGAAAACTCAAAAGTCTTTCTTGAGGCCCTTAAGCTATTTTTCACGACAAGGGAAAAG GAGATTGGAAGTCTGAGTTTTGACAAGGATGATCAGTTAGCGGTGGAATTTGTGACTGCTGCAGCAAATATCAGGGCTTCTTCTTTTGGAATTCCTCTTCACAGTCTCTTTGAAGCTAAAGGCATAGCAGGAAATATTGTTCATGCTGTTGCAACAACGAATGCTGTCATCGCAGGCTTGATCGTGATTGAGGCAATCAAGGTGCTGCAAAATGACACTAAAAACTACAG GATGACCTATTGTCTGGAATATCCTACAAAGAATATGCTGCTTATGCCTGTGGAACCATTTGAGCCGAACAAATCATGCTATGTTTGTTCTGAG ACGCCGCTGTCCCTTGAGATCAACACTTATCAGTCGAAATTGCGGGACTTTGTTGAGAAGATTGTTAAGGCGAAGCTAGGAATGCATTCTCCCATCATTATGCATGGCTCTGCCCTTCTTTATGAAGTTGGTGATGATCTTGAGGAAGATATGGTGGCAAATTATGCGGCAAACCTTGAGAAG GTGCTCTCGGAGCTTCCTTCTCCAGTTACTGGTGGGACAATGCTCACAGTTGAGGATATGCAGCAAGAGCTTGTTTGCAATGTCAATATAAAGCACAG gGAGGAATTTGACGAGGAGAAGGAACCTGATGGGATGGTACTGGTCGGGTGGTCCCAGCCTTCTTCAacggaaaagaaagaagagaatcACAGAGTCAGCGACGTGGGTACATCGAACTCAAGCAGACCCATTGCAGAACTGAACGAGGATGCAGAGATCAGTACAATGGAAGAAACAGATGTGGTCCCaacaaagaaaaggaaactCTCCACTGCTTCCAAGAATGCAACCTCACCATCTAGCTCAAAGGTCCCTGCTGACACCGACAATCACGGGAAAGTGGAAgaaattgatgatgatgatgatgatgatgatgtcgtGGTCATGCTCGATGGAAACCCAGACAATACCAAGACGAGGAGGGTG GTGACGAGCAAGAATCTGTGCGTATGA